In Geopsychrobacter electrodiphilus DSM 16401, a single window of DNA contains:
- the htpG gene encoding molecular chaperone HtpG: protein MSAKVKTETGEISIHTENIFPIIKKWLYSEKEIFLRELVSNAVDAINKLRNIDLIEGLKLSDEFAVDIKIDETKGTLSVSDNGLGMTADEVRKYINQVAFSSAEDFIEKFKSLEDKNEIIGHFGLGFYSTFMVASQVEIKTLSYQQDAEPADWSCNGTTSYKLTAGKRKTRGSEIILHLNDDEKEFLNKDRVREVLVKFCNFMPVTIRLDGEQINDSKPLWTQVAAELKEDDYREFYRKLYPMSGEPLFWIHLNIDFPFNLKGVLYFPRLNNEFDITKSHIKLFCNQVFVTDNCPELIPEFLTPLQGCLDAPDLPLNVSRSYLQNEPQVRKIREVISSRVAAKVVELAKLGTDDFAPIWKDIHTFVKYGMMREDKFFNKVKDHVIYRTTDAAKYTTLPDYLERAKDSHAGKIYYANDEGTQATYLKMFAAQGIEVLILDAMIDNHFIQFLESKGEETKFERVDSDITENLLEMDADSKVVDADNKTRGDRIEEIFKAGLEIKGLSIRIETLKDASVPGVILLNEQSRRFKEMMRNMGQGGDMGELDMFSEHTLMVNSACPVIDKLLELKAAGNDEKVGLLTEQIYDLAMLSHLALTKERMAAFLERSSKLLGLI from the coding sequence ATGTCTGCAAAAGTCAAAACTGAAACCGGTGAAATTTCAATCCACACTGAAAATATCTTTCCGATCATCAAAAAATGGCTCTACAGCGAAAAAGAGATTTTTCTGCGCGAGCTGGTCTCTAACGCCGTCGATGCGATCAATAAGCTGCGGAATATCGATCTCATCGAAGGGCTCAAGTTAAGCGATGAGTTTGCCGTCGATATTAAAATTGATGAGACGAAGGGCACTCTCAGTGTGTCTGACAACGGCCTGGGGATGACGGCCGACGAGGTGCGCAAGTATATTAATCAGGTCGCTTTTAGTTCGGCCGAGGATTTTATCGAGAAATTCAAAAGTCTCGAAGACAAGAACGAAATTATCGGACATTTCGGTCTTGGATTTTATTCGACATTTATGGTCGCGAGCCAGGTCGAGATTAAAACACTGTCCTATCAGCAGGATGCCGAACCTGCAGATTGGTCATGCAATGGGACCACATCCTATAAGCTGACCGCTGGCAAACGCAAAACACGTGGCTCCGAAATCATATTGCATCTAAATGATGATGAAAAAGAATTTTTAAACAAGGACAGGGTGAGGGAGGTTCTGGTTAAATTCTGCAACTTTATGCCGGTCACCATCCGTCTTGATGGCGAACAGATCAATGACAGTAAGCCTCTCTGGACTCAAGTCGCTGCAGAGCTTAAAGAGGATGATTATCGCGAGTTTTATCGCAAGCTTTATCCCATGTCGGGCGAACCTCTCTTCTGGATCCACCTGAATATCGACTTTCCCTTTAACTTGAAGGGTGTGCTCTATTTCCCTCGCTTGAATAATGAGTTTGATATCACCAAGAGTCATATCAAACTCTTCTGCAACCAGGTCTTTGTCACCGATAACTGCCCTGAGTTAATCCCTGAATTCCTGACGCCGCTGCAGGGCTGTCTCGATGCGCCTGACCTGCCGCTCAATGTGTCACGCAGTTATCTGCAAAACGAACCGCAGGTCCGTAAAATCCGTGAAGTTATAAGTTCACGCGTTGCCGCCAAGGTAGTTGAGCTTGCCAAATTGGGGACCGACGACTTCGCGCCGATCTGGAAGGATATTCATACCTTCGTTAAATACGGCATGATGCGCGAGGATAAATTCTTCAACAAGGTGAAGGATCATGTCATCTACCGCACGACTGATGCGGCGAAATACACGACTCTGCCGGATTACCTGGAGCGGGCCAAGGACTCACATGCTGGCAAGATTTATTACGCCAACGACGAGGGGACCCAGGCTACCTACCTCAAGATGTTTGCCGCTCAGGGGATCGAAGTCCTGATTCTCGATGCCATGATTGACAATCACTTTATCCAGTTTTTGGAGTCAAAAGGGGAGGAGACCAAGTTTGAGCGGGTCGACTCGGATATTACCGAAAATCTGCTGGAGATGGATGCTGACAGTAAAGTCGTCGATGCGGACAATAAAACGCGCGGCGACAGAATTGAAGAAATTTTCAAGGCAGGTCTTGAGATCAAGGGTTTGTCAATCCGGATTGAAACCTTGAAGGATGCCTCTGTCCCGGGTGTGATTTTGCTCAATGAACAATCGCGTCGTTTTAAAGAGATGATGCGAAATATGGGGCAGGGGGGCGACATGGGCGAGCTCGATATGTTCTCCGAGCACACCCTGATGGTCAACAGCGCCTGTCCGGTTATCGATAAGCTTCTCGAATTGAAGGCTGCAGGCAACGACGAGAAGGTCGGATTGTTGACCGAACAGATTTACGATCTGGCGATGCTGTCGCACCTGGCCCTGACAAAAGAGCGGATGGCCGCTTTTCTGGAGCGGAGCAGCAAACTACTCGGACTTATTTAG
- a CDS encoding tRNA (cytidine(34)-2'-O)-methyltransferase — protein sequence MKNIPFHIVLIEPEIPPNTGNIGRLCAATGTFLHLVGKLGFSLDDKHLKRAGLDYWPEVKLQRWETLTELQLQFPEGRFWYMSKKAAKNYTQVAFTEGDFLVFGKETKGLPEELLNTAGEMALRIPIFSKTVRSLNLANSASIILYEGLRQTGQLEG from the coding sequence ATGAAAAATATCCCCTTCCATATTGTCCTGATCGAACCTGAGATCCCACCCAACACTGGAAATATCGGCCGACTCTGCGCCGCCACCGGAACCTTTTTGCATCTGGTTGGTAAGCTCGGCTTCTCGCTTGATGACAAACATCTCAAGCGGGCCGGTCTTGATTACTGGCCTGAAGTCAAACTGCAACGCTGGGAGACATTGACCGAACTGCAACTGCAGTTCCCCGAAGGACGCTTCTGGTACATGTCGAAGAAGGCAGCAAAAAACTACACTCAGGTCGCCTTTACGGAGGGTGATTTTCTGGTTTTCGGCAAGGAAACCAAGGGATTGCCAGAGGAATTGCTGAACACAGCGGGAGAGATGGCGCTCAGAATTCCGATCTTCTCGAAGACCGTCCGCAGTTTAAACCTGGCAAACTCAGCATCGATAATCCTCTATGAGGGATTGCGCCAGACGGGACAACTTGAGGGATAG
- a CDS encoding IS30 family transposase yields the protein MHYTQLTREERYQISALKTAGQSKAQMAKVLGRHKSTIGREMARNCGLRGYRPKQADGLAVSRRQEKVTCRITRESWARVEQLTREYWSPEQVSYWLRQEECLHVSPEWIYQYVLRDKRAGGDIYRYLRCQKQRKKRYGAPDRRGQLKGRVSIDERPEVVNERSRVGDWEADTVIGKQGSAVLVTLVERKTRWSMIGKAPDRTAKKVRAVIVKRLLPLASHVKTLTYDNGKEFALHLDIDEMLQSSGYFAHPYHSWERGLNENTNGLIRQFFPKGKDLAEVTDEEIQRVMNKLNNRPRKCLGFKTPNQVFFGINPPVALAN from the coding sequence ATGCACTACACACAGCTTACCCGAGAAGAAAGATATCAGATTTCCGCCTTGAAAACAGCCGGTCAATCGAAGGCGCAAATGGCCAAGGTTCTTGGCCGCCATAAATCCACCATTGGCCGGGAGATGGCACGCAATTGTGGGTTGAGAGGCTACAGACCCAAGCAGGCTGATGGTCTTGCTGTAAGTCGTCGTCAGGAAAAGGTCACTTGCCGTATCACTCGCGAGTCCTGGGCGCGCGTCGAGCAGTTGACCCGCGAATACTGGAGTCCAGAGCAGGTCAGCTATTGGCTGCGGCAGGAAGAATGTCTCCATGTTAGTCCCGAGTGGATTTATCAATATGTTCTTCGTGACAAGCGGGCTGGTGGTGACATCTACCGATATCTGCGCTGTCAGAAACAACGTAAAAAGCGTTACGGTGCGCCAGATCGTCGTGGCCAGCTCAAAGGGCGCGTTTCGATCGACGAACGACCAGAGGTGGTCAACGAACGGAGTCGAGTCGGTGATTGGGAAGCCGATACGGTCATTGGCAAACAAGGCAGCGCTGTTTTGGTCACCCTCGTGGAACGCAAGACCCGTTGGAGCATGATTGGCAAGGCACCCGATCGGACAGCAAAAAAGGTTCGGGCTGTCATAGTGAAACGATTACTACCGCTGGCCTCACACGTGAAAACGTTGACTTACGACAACGGGAAAGAGTTTGCCTTGCATCTGGACATTGACGAGATGCTTCAGTCTAGCGGTTATTTTGCGCACCCTTATCATTCGTGGGAACGCGGCTTAAACGAGAACACCAATGGCCTTATTCGCCAGTTCTTCCCAAAAGGCAAGGATCTCGCTGAAGTGACTGACGAAGAGATTCAGAGAGTGATGAACAAACTCAACAACCGCCCCAGAAAATGCCTTGGATTTAAAACCCCCAATCAGGTATTTTTTGGAATCAATCCACCGGTTGCACTAGCGAATTGA
- a CDS encoding ATP-binding protein, translating into MTVPLVKIRSIALFFFAVLLLTATSTVGESAQIREILILHSYHPGFPWTDETMKGMQKVLANSEDPIHLHVEYLDTKRQPDPEYFTHVLDSILHYKLKNKKFDLILVSDNEALNFVIEHKRDLFAATPIVFCGIEKILPELYQDGAIITGVVESPDYHELLNTIISLQPDTREVVVIGNRRDLSGRISSDMFKEAALSYTGTLTFTYWDDIPADELGIKIENLKSGQVIFINGQVIDSSGQLINANARNSILRNNSPVALYGGCDLCLGHGIIGGPLVSPFIQGQLAAKLAVEILSGNVPEKGFVVLPDKPVPAFDYIQLKRFNIKFSSLPKGARLINQPQQFSMLPPKLFWAIIFGFVVALAVISFLINNILQRRKAEARTLESKQQYKYLNQQFQIILDGIPEGLTLISREMMVIWSNKGAGTDQFNNRPGTVPGKYCCEMLYNRAEICDNCPATLAFESGRASEAAITTPDNRILEVKAFPIRNEIGEVANVIVLASDITEKNRLREEGMQNSRLASLGELAAGVAHEINNPNALILLNAELIQKTYAAAAPILMDHFVREGDFLLGSLNYSEMSQELPFLFKEMLDSASHIKNIVHDLKDFARNDTADLTENVDFNEAVQAAVRLVNNTIKNSTDNFQTNYTSDLPIVCGNFQRVEQVVINLIVNSCQSLKNKNASLKLSTFYDPETKRNCLIVQDEGSGINPDVLPHITDPFFTTKREQGGTGLGLSVTSRIVQEHGGSLVFSSLPGAGTTATVSIPVQGQEAKC; encoded by the coding sequence ATGACTGTGCCGCTGGTCAAGATTAGATCAATTGCGTTGTTCTTTTTTGCTGTTCTACTGCTTACAGCAACTTCGACAGTTGGTGAGTCCGCACAGATCAGGGAAATTCTGATTCTTCATTCTTATCATCCTGGTTTCCCATGGACCGATGAAACCATGAAAGGGATGCAGAAAGTCCTTGCCAATTCTGAAGATCCGATCCACTTACATGTCGAATATCTCGACACAAAACGCCAGCCTGATCCTGAATATTTCACCCATGTTCTTGATTCTATCCTGCATTATAAATTGAAAAACAAAAAATTTGACCTTATTCTTGTCTCTGACAATGAGGCATTAAATTTTGTTATTGAACACAAAAGAGATCTTTTCGCTGCAACTCCAATCGTTTTCTGCGGTATCGAAAAAATTCTTCCAGAACTTTATCAGGATGGAGCAATTATCACGGGAGTTGTTGAGAGTCCTGATTACCACGAATTATTGAATACAATTATTTCTCTACAACCAGATACGAGAGAGGTTGTTGTTATTGGAAACCGACGTGATCTTTCCGGGCGTATCAGTTCAGATATGTTTAAAGAGGCGGCGTTGAGTTATACGGGAACCCTCACCTTTACCTATTGGGACGATATCCCTGCAGATGAACTTGGCATTAAAATCGAAAATTTAAAGTCGGGACAGGTTATTTTTATTAATGGGCAGGTTATCGATAGCTCGGGGCAACTCATTAATGCTAATGCCAGAAACAGTATCCTGAGAAACAACAGTCCCGTCGCCCTTTATGGAGGCTGCGACCTCTGCCTTGGTCATGGAATCATCGGTGGTCCATTGGTTAGTCCTTTTATTCAGGGCCAACTTGCAGCGAAACTTGCGGTGGAGATTTTATCCGGCAATGTCCCTGAAAAGGGTTTTGTTGTTTTACCCGATAAACCTGTGCCTGCATTCGACTATATCCAGTTGAAACGATTTAATATTAAGTTTTCGAGTTTGCCAAAAGGCGCCAGACTGATCAATCAGCCCCAACAGTTTTCCATGTTGCCGCCAAAATTGTTCTGGGCAATTATTTTTGGATTTGTAGTGGCATTGGCCGTCATATCTTTTCTTATCAATAACATACTGCAAAGACGTAAAGCTGAGGCTCGTACCCTTGAAAGCAAACAACAGTACAAATACTTGAATCAGCAATTTCAGATCATTCTGGATGGCATTCCTGAGGGCTTAACGCTGATTTCACGCGAGATGATGGTGATCTGGTCAAATAAGGGGGCCGGAACCGACCAATTCAACAACAGGCCTGGCACCGTTCCGGGCAAATATTGTTGTGAGATGCTCTATAACCGGGCTGAAATTTGTGACAATTGTCCTGCAACTCTTGCCTTTGAAAGCGGTCGGGCCAGCGAAGCCGCTATCACAACACCAGATAATCGAATATTGGAAGTTAAGGCTTTCCCTATCCGAAATGAAATTGGTGAAGTGGCTAATGTTATTGTGTTAGCCAGTGATATTACCGAAAAGAATCGACTCAGAGAAGAAGGTATGCAAAACAGCCGTCTCGCTTCATTAGGAGAGTTGGCTGCTGGTGTGGCACATGAAATTAATAATCCAAATGCTCTGATTTTACTGAATGCTGAACTGATTCAAAAGACATATGCTGCTGCGGCACCAATTTTAATGGATCATTTTGTACGGGAAGGGGACTTTCTCCTTGGTTCATTGAACTACTCTGAGATGAGTCAGGAGTTGCCGTTTCTGTTTAAGGAAATGCTCGATAGCGCCAGTCATATAAAAAACATTGTTCATGATCTGAAAGATTTTGCCCGCAACGATACGGCAGATCTTACTGAAAACGTTGACTTTAATGAAGCCGTACAGGCAGCTGTGCGTTTGGTCAATAATACAATCAAGAATTCAACAGATAATTTTCAAACGAATTATACTTCGGATCTGCCGATAGTCTGTGGCAACTTTCAACGTGTTGAACAGGTTGTTATTAACTTGATTGTCAATTCCTGTCAGTCTCTGAAAAACAAAAATGCCAGTCTTAAACTCAGCACCTTCTATGATCCCGAAACGAAACGGAACTGCTTGATTGTTCAGGATGAAGGGTCCGGAATTAACCCTGATGTTTTGCCACATATTACTGATCCATTTTTCACGACCAAGCGTGAGCAAGGAGGGACCGGGCTCGGACTATCAGTAACGTCCCGTATTGTTCAAGAACATGGAGGCTCGTTGGTTTTCAGTTCGCTACCAGGAGCGGGGACGACAGCGACAGTTTCAATCCCGGTACAGGGACAGGAGGCAAAATGCTAA
- a CDS encoding sigma-54-dependent transcriptional regulator, giving the protein MLKDSLYPALPILLVDDEKPWLRSLGLTLKEMAGISNFIKCSDIREVMSILASNDISMILLDLTMPYISGEDLLTMISKEYPHIPVIILSGMNQVETAVKCMRKGAFDYFVKTVDKERLLNGIQRAFAMRELQQENLRLKRRFLDPLENPDIFSRFQTRSHKMRALFQYIEAIAGTSEPLLITGESGVGKELFARAIHQSHCPEGTLVSVNVAGLDDEHFSDTLFGHMRGAFTGAEKDRPGMVEKAADGTLFLDEIGDLSLPSQIKLLRLLQEREYFPLGSDTPRMAKCSFIFATNHDLAISHQEGYFRKDLYYRLMAHHLEIPALRDRKEDLPLLLETFFEEAAKNFNKPQPAVPRELSGLLASYHFPGNVRELRAIVFNAIGLHKSHKLSFEHFKSAIGQDRIEKSLSRAGIQEVSFPKILPTLEEIGVQAVKEAMRRAGGNITVAANLLGISRQGLSKRLKKHPFEFQPT; this is encoded by the coding sequence ATGCTAAAAGATTCGCTCTATCCGGCGTTGCCGATACTGCTGGTTGATGATGAAAAGCCCTGGCTTAGGAGCCTTGGTCTGACACTCAAAGAAATGGCAGGAATCAGTAATTTTATAAAGTGCAGCGACATCCGCGAGGTCATGTCAATTTTGGCGTCCAATGATATCAGTATGATCCTGCTCGATCTAACTATGCCCTATATCTCTGGTGAAGACCTGCTGACCATGATCAGCAAGGAATACCCCCACATCCCGGTCATTATACTGAGTGGCATGAATCAGGTTGAGACGGCGGTCAAATGTATGCGAAAGGGGGCCTTTGACTATTTTGTCAAAACGGTTGATAAGGAACGGTTGTTGAACGGCATCCAACGGGCATTCGCCATGCGGGAGCTGCAACAAGAAAATCTTCGGCTCAAACGCAGATTTCTCGACCCACTTGAAAATCCGGATATTTTCAGCCGTTTTCAAACCCGCAGTCATAAAATGCGTGCACTTTTTCAGTATATCGAGGCGATTGCAGGAACCAGTGAGCCACTCTTGATTACTGGAGAAAGTGGCGTCGGCAAGGAATTATTCGCGCGTGCGATCCATCAGTCCCATTGTCCAGAGGGCACGCTGGTTTCGGTGAATGTCGCCGGCCTGGATGATGAGCACTTTAGCGATACCCTGTTCGGTCATATGCGGGGGGCATTTACCGGGGCGGAAAAAGATCGCCCGGGGATGGTCGAAAAAGCGGCGGACGGAACACTGTTCCTCGATGAAATTGGCGATCTCAGCCTTCCTTCACAAATTAAATTGTTAAGACTGTTGCAGGAAAGGGAGTATTTCCCGTTGGGAAGCGATACGCCAAGAATGGCAAAATGTTCCTTTATTTTTGCCACAAATCATGATTTGGCCATCAGCCATCAGGAGGGATATTTCCGCAAAGATTTGTATTATCGACTTATGGCACATCATCTTGAAATCCCGGCATTGCGTGATCGCAAAGAGGATCTGCCGTTGCTTCTGGAAACATTTTTTGAAGAAGCTGCGAAGAATTTCAATAAACCACAGCCTGCAGTCCCTCGGGAACTTTCAGGCTTACTCGCCAGCTATCATTTCCCGGGGAATGTGCGTGAATTGAGAGCGATTGTGTTTAATGCTATCGGTTTACATAAATCCCATAAGCTGTCGTTTGAGCATTTTAAAAGTGCCATAGGTCAAGACAGGATCGAAAAGTCTCTCTCGCGAGCAGGTATCCAGGAGGTTTCATTTCCTAAAATTCTGCCGACTCTTGAGGAGATCGGAGTGCAGGCAGTCAAAGAGGCGATGCGGCGTGCTGGTGGAAATATTACTGTTGCTGCAAATCTCCTTGGGATCTCTCGCCAGGGTCTGAGTAAGCGACTAAAAAAGCATCCCTTCGAATTCCAGCCAACATAA
- a CDS encoding choice-of-anchor F family protein: MENRKRFTKLIWALAVLMVTAGISQAAVITEWDQSNVTPMAPTNVANPGLVFDQYNYIEPGSLLDPNTGAVATGGFMPSGYSKYAGGINYLPNGAMTWKERDTQGPGLSIVTDDDTTHINCIMSAGWNPDSTPTATQMSDWWGVDKKQCSDPFQSSKRFKVVSYMIDAPIDLDFTVSANGADDIYRLLQKYGNQTGHRVSGYTQQLGFTVNGVFTEAQPGQGLAFTLKNGTKHSNDAPTPSTMANQGELDSLLAHGLFGAPDKHHTASGYFNPNVRASFGVEAGETFIRTTGMAPVHTDLFGEWMPSQQPKGAYYFDMDGIVYTDNALVASCEGAFDAAAGQADPVNTNAGCDGTWVTYRSSYVPVQNADGTYTIPTSYGIDPTNRDLNRTEIDSATLAAWAADSLWIPGNIDDFANVNINAYIAVGNAANWPTADTDGNASFTIRMTPTFDLATATTEPGTDGPADFIVSIDAPTTVVK; the protein is encoded by the coding sequence ATGGAAAATCGTAAAAGGTTCACCAAACTAATCTGGGCCCTGGCGGTCCTCATGGTGACAGCTGGAATCTCCCAGGCCGCTGTGATTACGGAATGGGATCAGTCCAACGTCACCCCAATGGCTCCCACCAACGTGGCCAACCCAGGATTGGTCTTCGACCAGTACAACTACATCGAGCCTGGTTCGCTGCTTGATCCCAACACCGGCGCCGTCGCCACCGGCGGATTCATGCCGAGTGGCTACTCTAAATACGCCGGCGGCATCAACTACCTGCCGAACGGTGCCATGACCTGGAAAGAGCGCGACACTCAAGGCCCTGGCCTGAGCATCGTGACTGACGATGATACTACTCACATCAACTGCATCATGTCCGCTGGCTGGAACCCTGATTCCACTCCAACCGCGACCCAGATGAGCGACTGGTGGGGCGTTGATAAAAAGCAGTGTTCTGATCCTTTTCAATCGAGCAAGCGTTTCAAAGTTGTCAGCTACATGATCGACGCACCTATCGATCTGGACTTCACTGTCAGCGCCAACGGCGCAGATGATATCTACCGGCTCCTGCAGAAGTATGGCAACCAGACTGGTCATCGCGTCAGCGGCTATACTCAGCAACTCGGTTTTACCGTCAACGGTGTCTTCACCGAAGCGCAGCCTGGCCAAGGTTTGGCCTTTACCCTGAAGAACGGTACCAAGCACAGCAACGATGCCCCGACTCCGAGCACCATGGCCAACCAGGGTGAACTCGACTCGCTGCTGGCTCACGGCCTGTTCGGCGCTCCAGACAAGCACCACACCGCCTCTGGATACTTCAACCCCAACGTCCGCGCTAGTTTCGGCGTGGAAGCTGGGGAAACCTTCATTCGCACCACCGGTATGGCCCCTGTTCACACTGACCTGTTCGGCGAGTGGATGCCTTCCCAACAGCCGAAGGGCGCTTACTACTTCGATATGGATGGCATCGTTTATACCGACAACGCTCTGGTTGCATCCTGCGAAGGCGCATTTGACGCAGCCGCAGGTCAGGCCGACCCCGTAAACACGAATGCCGGTTGCGATGGTACCTGGGTGACTTATCGTTCGTCCTACGTTCCGGTTCAAAACGCTGACGGCACCTATACTATTCCAACTTCGTACGGCATTGATCCAACAAACCGCGATCTTAACCGGACTGAGATTGACAGCGCAACACTCGCCGCCTGGGCTGCTGATTCACTCTGGATTCCTGGCAACATCGACGATTTTGCTAACGTCAATATCAACGCATATATCGCTGTTGGTAACGCTGCCAACTGGCCGACCGCTGATACTGATGGCAACGCCAGCTTCACCATCCGGATGACCCCGACCTTTGACCTTGCCACGGCAACAACTGAGCCGGGTACTGATGGACCTGCTGACTTCATTGTCTCTATCGATGCGCCGACCACGGTCGTAAAGTAA
- a CDS encoding O-acetylhomoserine aminocarboxypropyltransferase/cysteine synthase family protein → MSEEIKYQDGTLTLHAGQIPDPTTNSRAVPIYQTTSYTFNSAEHAANLFSLKEMGNIYTRLMNPTTDVLEKRLAELDGGVGALALASGSSAIALAILNLAKCGDNIIAGNNLYGGTYNLFHHTFKRMGITVKFVDTSDLAKVSAAIDENTKAVYTETIGNPKNNVDDFEALAKLAHDNKLPFIVDNTVATPMLFKPIEHGADIVCYSLTKFIGGHGTSIGGAVVDSGNFDWSSGRFDEYTTPDPSYHGLVYHEALGNLAYILKMRLTLLRDLGPCLSPTNAFYFLQGLETLHVRMPRHCENALKVAQFLEKHPQVAWVNYPGLESHKDYKNAQRYLPKGQGAIIGFGIKGGAAAGTKFIDNVKLASHLANIGDAKTLVIHPASTTHQQLNAAEQEAAGVTSDYIRISVGIEDIKDIIADLDQALTAAS, encoded by the coding sequence ATGTCTGAGGAAATCAAATATCAGGATGGCACTCTTACCCTGCATGCTGGTCAGATCCCTGACCCGACCACCAACTCGCGCGCCGTGCCAATCTACCAGACAACATCTTATACCTTTAATTCGGCAGAACATGCGGCCAACCTTTTTTCTTTGAAAGAGATGGGGAATATCTACACCCGCTTGATGAATCCGACGACAGATGTGCTTGAGAAGCGCCTGGCCGAACTTGATGGTGGTGTCGGCGCCCTGGCCCTGGCCTCCGGATCTTCGGCGATCGCTCTGGCTATTTTAAATCTGGCCAAGTGCGGGGATAATATTATCGCCGGCAACAATCTCTACGGTGGCACCTACAACCTGTTTCACCACACCTTCAAACGGATGGGGATCACGGTTAAATTTGTCGACACCTCGGATCTGGCGAAAGTCTCAGCAGCGATCGATGAAAACACCAAGGCGGTCTACACCGAAACCATCGGTAACCCCAAAAACAATGTCGATGATTTTGAGGCCCTCGCTAAGCTTGCCCACGACAACAAGCTGCCGTTCATTGTCGACAATACCGTCGCGACACCAATGCTGTTCAAGCCGATTGAGCACGGCGCAGATATCGTCTGTTATTCGCTCACCAAATTTATCGGCGGTCACGGCACCAGTATCGGTGGCGCGGTGGTCGACAGTGGAAACTTCGACTGGTCAAGCGGTCGCTTTGACGAATACACCACGCCCGATCCGAGCTATCACGGGCTGGTTTATCACGAAGCACTCGGCAATCTGGCCTACATCCTCAAGATGCGCCTCACCCTGCTGCGCGACCTGGGCCCCTGCTTGTCGCCGACCAACGCCTTCTATTTCCTGCAAGGTCTCGAGACCCTGCACGTGCGTATGCCGCGTCACTGTGAGAACGCCCTTAAGGTTGCTCAGTTTCTCGAAAAGCACCCTCAGGTCGCCTGGGTAAACTATCCAGGTCTGGAGAGCCACAAGGATTACAAAAACGCCCAGCGCTACCTGCCCAAAGGCCAGGGGGCGATCATCGGGTTCGGGATTAAGGGAGGCGCAGCAGCAGGGACGAAATTCATCGACAATGTCAAACTTGCCAGCCACCTGGCAAATATCGGTGACGCCAAGACTCTGGTCATCCACCCGGCTTCGACGACTCACCAGCAACTAAACGCAGCTGAGCAGGAAGCGGCAGGCGTAACGTCAGATTACATCCGCATCTCGGTGGGAATCGAAGATATAAAGGACATTATCGCTGATTTGGATCAGGCACTAACGGCCGCCAGCTAA